The Sinomicrobium kalidii genome contains a region encoding:
- a CDS encoding TlpA disulfide reductase family protein — translation MKAIYKIMCWPLLLCSVVGCTEKQNSGYLVKGTVKGGEDGMIKMITHDYITRTSDVIDSTYMKNGKFEFSGEINSPDLVTLNFGEKHFVGFFLENSAIEMEIDPVSKEGGMSSPAETVVKGAELHDNYTAITNEIESVRNDEKYKELTDLGKAYNDAARNGEKEKAKKIYEQLESLQDLSDEMQSRILSKKIGFLKQNNASPVAPVLLGFDFSERNLSFEEMTVIMDTLQGEATNTKMYRYFAREYESIKRTRPGAKAPEFTLKTPESEDFSLSDIKDKYVLLDFWASWCKPCRASYPHLKELYATYKDDGFEVLAVSTDSDHDAWKKAIEEDETPWIHVVDTFSKKGFPSDISTLYAVPFLPTTYLLDKEGRIIAKNLHEEELDKKLEEIFGK, via the coding sequence ATGAAAGCAATTTATAAAATAATGTGCTGGCCCTTGCTGCTTTGTTCGGTCGTGGGATGTACGGAGAAACAAAACAGCGGATACCTGGTTAAAGGTACTGTAAAAGGAGGAGAAGACGGTATGATAAAAATGATTACCCATGATTATATAACAAGAACTTCCGATGTCATTGACAGTACATATATGAAGAACGGGAAGTTTGAGTTCAGCGGAGAAATAAATAGTCCGGATTTGGTCACCCTGAATTTTGGCGAAAAGCATTTTGTCGGTTTTTTTCTCGAAAACAGTGCCATAGAGATGGAAATAGACCCGGTCAGTAAAGAAGGTGGTATGTCATCTCCTGCGGAGACCGTGGTAAAAGGTGCTGAACTTCACGATAACTATACTGCCATCACTAATGAGATCGAATCGGTAAGAAATGACGAAAAATATAAAGAACTGACAGATCTGGGAAAGGCTTATAACGATGCAGCCAGGAATGGTGAAAAGGAAAAGGCTAAAAAGATTTATGAACAACTGGAATCCCTGCAGGATTTAAGTGATGAAATGCAAAGCAGGATTTTGTCAAAAAAGATCGGGTTTTTAAAACAAAACAATGCCTCGCCCGTAGCCCCTGTCCTGTTGGGGTTTGATTTTTCGGAAAGAAACCTCTCGTTTGAAGAAATGACAGTGATCATGGACACTTTGCAGGGAGAAGCCACCAATACAAAAATGTACCGGTACTTTGCCCGCGAATACGAGTCGATCAAAAGAACACGCCCGGGTGCCAAAGCGCCGGAGTTTACGCTTAAAACCCCGGAGAGTGAAGATTTTTCCCTGTCGGACATAAAGGATAAATACGTGCTGCTCGACTTCTGGGCCAGCTGGTGTAAACCCTGCCGGGCGTCTTACCCGCACTTAAAGGAATTATACGCAACGTATAAGGATGACGGATTTGAAGTTCTGGCCGTATCTACGGACAGCGATCACGATGCCTGGAAAAAAGCCATTGAGGAAGATGAAACACCCTGGATTCACGTAGTGGATACTTTCTCAAAGAAGGGGTTTCCGTCCGATATCTCCACGCTTTATGCCGTTCCCTTTTTACCCACTACTTATTTACTGGATAAGGAAGGCCGGATTATCGCCAAAAACCTTCACGAAGAGGAACTGGACAAAAAACTGGAAGAAATATTCGGGAAATAG
- a CDS encoding protein-disulfide reductase DsbD family protein: MKNIAIYFVFLFSFIVCRGQVAEPVRWQARAEKLSETEYNLIFNASIEPHWHLYSQNLPEGGALPTVFTFENAGEDFELVGETKESEPVTEHDPVFDMELSFFDMKATFTQKIKLLKPDINAVRAHVEFQACDDKSCIFSDAGLAFSLDGGKAEIKQLEVDEKSAMLSEKLKLDLKNQGLLKGEDQGQGGGNSLAGIFILGFLGGLLALLTPCVFPMIPLTVSFFTKQSGTRKKGISNAVLYGVFIVVIYMLLSIPFHFLDSIDPEILNTISTNVWLNIAFFVIFVFFAFSFFGYYELTLPSSWGNKMDSASGTGGVIGIFFMALTLAIVSFSCTGPILGSLLVGSLTAEGGAAQLTAGITGFGFALALPFGLFALFPNWLNSLPRSGGWMTTVKVMLGFLELALAFKFLSNADLVQHWGILKREIFIGIWIVIFALMAFYLFGKIKFPHDGPLKKLGFIRMASGVLVTAFVIYLIPGIWGANLKLLSGFPPPMFYSVKQQESDCPLGLNCFKDFDEGLEYAKAHNKPILLDFTGWACVNCRKMEENVWSVPKVYEQLRDNYVLISLYVDDRKELPENKQFNYQLESGRVKKIRTIGEKWATFQAINFHTASQPYYIIITPDMELLGPSQQYTDAETYYDWLKKGTTAVK; the protein is encoded by the coding sequence ATGAAGAATATTGCCATATATTTTGTTTTTCTGTTCAGTTTCATAGTGTGCCGGGGACAGGTTGCAGAGCCCGTAAGGTGGCAGGCCCGGGCAGAAAAGCTTTCCGAAACCGAATATAATTTAATTTTCAACGCATCCATAGAACCCCATTGGCATTTGTATTCCCAAAACCTGCCTGAAGGCGGAGCGTTGCCCACGGTATTTACATTTGAAAATGCCGGGGAGGACTTTGAATTGGTGGGAGAAACAAAGGAAAGTGAACCGGTTACCGAACATGACCCGGTTTTTGATATGGAACTTTCGTTCTTCGATATGAAAGCTACGTTCACCCAAAAGATAAAACTCCTTAAACCTGATATAAATGCTGTTCGGGCACATGTAGAATTCCAGGCCTGTGACGACAAGAGCTGTATCTTTTCCGATGCCGGCCTGGCCTTTTCACTGGATGGAGGAAAGGCAGAAATAAAACAGCTGGAAGTAGATGAGAAGAGTGCAATGTTGTCTGAAAAATTAAAACTGGACCTGAAAAACCAGGGACTCCTGAAAGGGGAAGACCAGGGGCAGGGAGGAGGGAACAGCCTGGCCGGAATTTTTATCCTGGGTTTCCTGGGTGGCCTCCTGGCCTTACTGACGCCCTGTGTATTCCCGATGATCCCGCTTACGGTGTCTTTTTTTACCAAGCAGTCCGGGACACGTAAAAAAGGGATTTCCAATGCCGTACTCTACGGGGTGTTTATCGTGGTGATCTATATGCTGCTGAGCATACCGTTCCACTTCCTCGATTCCATTGACCCGGAAATACTCAATACGATTTCCACGAACGTTTGGCTGAACATCGCCTTCTTTGTTATTTTCGTATTCTTTGCCTTCTCCTTTTTCGGCTATTACGAACTCACTCTGCCCAGTTCCTGGGGGAATAAGATGGATTCGGCTTCGGGTACGGGCGGGGTGATCGGTATCTTTTTTATGGCGCTTACACTGGCTATCGTATCTTTTTCCTGTACAGGCCCGATCCTGGGGTCTTTACTGGTGGGATCGCTTACGGCCGAAGGCGGGGCCGCCCAGCTTACTGCGGGGATCACAGGTTTTGGTTTTGCCCTGGCCCTGCCTTTTGGCCTGTTTGCACTGTTCCCGAACTGGCTGAATTCCTTACCGAGATCGGGAGGCTGGATGACTACGGTAAAGGTAATGCTCGGTTTCCTGGAACTGGCGCTGGCCTTTAAGTTTTTGTCCAATGCCGATCTTGTACAACACTGGGGGATCCTGAAAAGGGAGATCTTTATCGGTATCTGGATCGTGATCTTTGCCCTGATGGCGTTTTATCTTTTCGGAAAAATAAAATTTCCGCATGACGGGCCGTTGAAAAAATTAGGTTTTATCCGTATGGCATCGGGTGTACTGGTCACTGCTTTTGTCATTTACCTGATCCCCGGAATATGGGGAGCTAACCTGAAACTGCTCAGCGGTTTCCCGCCGCCCATGTTCTACAGTGTAAAGCAACAGGAGAGCGATTGTCCCCTGGGCCTGAACTGTTTCAAGGACTTTGACGAAGGACTGGAATACGCCAAAGCACATAACAAACCCATATTGCTGGATTTCACGGGCTGGGCCTGTGTGAACTGTCGTAAAATGGAAGAGAACGTATGGAGTGTACCGAAAGTTTATGAACAGCTCCGGGACAACTATGTACTGATTTCGCTTTATGTAGATGACCGTAAGGAACTCCCGGAAAACAAGCAGTTCAATTACCAACTGGAATCGGGTCGCGTAAAGAAGATCCGCACCATAGGGGAGAAGTGGGCTACCTTCCAGGCCATAAACTTTCATACGGCATCGCAACCCTATTATATTATTATAACCCCCGATATGGAGTTGTTGGGGCCATCGCAGCAATACACCGATGCCGAAACCTATTACGACTGGCTGAAAAAAGGAACGACAGCCGTAAAATAA
- a CDS encoding M16 family metallopeptidase has translation MKLLKTISLLWLTVVSLNAQTKKEVPFDASIRHGVLPNGLTYYIKHNEEPKERASFYFAQNVGSVLEKESQRGLAHFLEHMAFNGLEHFPEKGMLEYLEKNGIKFGSEINAYTSFDQTVYNISKVPVTNKKLLDSTLLVLHDWSGSLSLTEKEIDAERGVINEEWRTRNTPGFRVSEKVWTEGVMKGAVYAERMPIGLMSVVNNFKYDELRDYYKRWYRPDQQAVIVVGDIDVDVMEAKIKKVFSSIPLKKGLPERKDFDITLDGGITFIESLDKEVGTTGVEFIIRNKAKDLKGYPYLDDKLIKDVVSYILNNRYKEQTVEKTCPALSVNYAYSNFVRPLDILGLYIQPKTDKELESFEFALTELLRFVRYGATESELERAKLSIKNSKLSYLKNKDKIGSDAYAQQIYQHFFTQTPLPDVNWDVNYTVDRLETITNADILEYMAGVYKEEDIVMAIKGSSEKAHPNKDKFVKVFKAVNARDLAPYTDDTDNTPLIATALKEEPVIKTSEISGLDARKYKLANGARVVIFPTPYDKDKIYMKAYSPGGSSLLDKDLLPSADVATYVASESGLGAFDKIALDKKLAGTDTSLELNISELSETLSGNSTKSDIEVLFQKIYLSFEAPRFEEEAYDLAMERFAKNLERKQKYKKSILQDSVSLALTAHHERTLVFNREFLDRIALENIKTAYTDRFRDIDDFTFVFVGDIDEKQLLKLAQKYIGNIKPENRTERYVDHDYKPAKGKTVVKVVEAMETPQATVSIVFKGDMAYNFKNRLKVNMAGQLLQKRCHDVIREEEGGSYGVGARASLNDIPKAEYSMSVGFDCNPGMVDKLVQVVYDQAGQLSETVDVDDFREVRESMIKARKEAVDNNEYWMNVLTSNVFYGRQIHTLEEYIEAVNGISPDDIKETARTLLDNADIVEGVLVPGT, from the coding sequence ATGAAACTATTAAAAACCATAAGTTTACTATGGCTGACCGTAGTCAGCCTGAACGCCCAGACGAAAAAGGAAGTCCCTTTCGATGCGTCTATCCGTCATGGTGTTCTGCCCAACGGGCTGACCTATTACATCAAACACAACGAAGAACCCAAAGAAAGGGCCTCCTTCTATTTTGCCCAGAACGTAGGATCTGTCCTGGAAAAGGAATCGCAACGGGGACTGGCCCATTTTCTCGAACATATGGCCTTTAACGGCCTGGAACACTTTCCGGAAAAAGGCATGCTGGAATACCTTGAGAAGAACGGAATAAAGTTCGGTTCGGAGATCAATGCCTATACTTCCTTCGATCAGACGGTTTACAATATCAGCAAGGTTCCGGTCACCAATAAAAAACTGCTCGATTCCACCCTGCTGGTACTGCACGACTGGTCGGGCTCCCTTTCCCTGACGGAGAAGGAGATCGATGCCGAAAGAGGGGTGATCAATGAAGAGTGGCGAACGCGGAACACCCCCGGTTTCCGGGTCTCGGAAAAGGTATGGACCGAAGGGGTAATGAAGGGGGCTGTGTATGCCGAACGCATGCCCATCGGGCTGATGTCCGTAGTCAACAATTTTAAATACGACGAACTCCGGGACTATTACAAACGGTGGTACCGTCCGGACCAGCAGGCGGTTATTGTGGTCGGGGATATCGATGTGGATGTTATGGAGGCGAAGATCAAAAAGGTCTTTTCATCCATTCCCCTGAAAAAAGGGCTGCCTGAACGAAAGGACTTTGATATCACCCTGGACGGGGGAATTACCTTTATCGAGTCCCTGGATAAGGAAGTGGGCACTACCGGTGTTGAATTTATAATAAGGAACAAGGCCAAAGATTTAAAAGGATATCCATACCTGGATGATAAGTTGATAAAGGATGTGGTTTCGTATATCCTGAATAACCGGTATAAGGAACAGACCGTTGAGAAAACCTGCCCTGCCTTATCGGTGAACTATGCCTATTCAAACTTTGTAAGGCCGCTTGATATTCTGGGCCTGTACATTCAGCCCAAAACAGATAAAGAACTGGAGAGTTTCGAATTTGCTTTGACCGAGCTTCTGCGTTTTGTACGGTACGGAGCCACGGAAAGCGAACTCGAAAGGGCAAAACTGTCTATCAAAAACAGCAAATTGTCCTATTTAAAGAATAAAGACAAGATCGGCAGTGACGCCTATGCCCAGCAGATTTACCAGCATTTCTTTACCCAAACCCCTTTGCCGGATGTAAACTGGGATGTGAATTACACGGTCGACCGCCTGGAGACCATCACCAACGCGGATATCCTGGAATATATGGCCGGTGTTTACAAGGAGGAAGATATCGTCATGGCCATCAAGGGATCTTCCGAAAAAGCCCATCCGAACAAAGACAAATTCGTAAAAGTGTTTAAAGCCGTCAATGCCCGTGACCTGGCCCCGTACACAGACGACACAGACAATACCCCTTTAATAGCAACAGCTCTTAAGGAAGAGCCTGTAATAAAGACTTCGGAGATAAGCGGGCTCGATGCCCGGAAATACAAGCTGGCCAATGGGGCACGGGTCGTTATTTTCCCGACTCCGTATGATAAGGACAAGATCTATATGAAAGCCTATAGCCCCGGGGGAAGCTCCCTGCTCGATAAAGACCTTCTGCCTTCTGCGGATGTAGCCACCTATGTGGCCTCTGAATCAGGACTTGGGGCATTCGATAAGATCGCACTGGACAAAAAACTGGCCGGTACGGACACCTCCCTGGAACTTAACATCAGTGAATTGTCAGAAACCCTGTCCGGGAACAGTACGAAATCCGATATCGAGGTGTTGTTCCAAAAGATATACCTGAGTTTCGAAGCCCCCAGGTTTGAAGAAGAAGCCTATGATCTGGCCATGGAACGCTTTGCCAAGAACCTTGAACGCAAACAGAAATATAAAAAGAGCATCTTACAGGATTCCGTATCCCTGGCCCTGACGGCCCATCATGAAAGGACCCTGGTGTTCAACCGTGAATTCCTGGACCGGATTGCACTGGAGAACATAAAAACGGCCTATACCGACCGGTTCCGGGATATCGATGACTTCACCTTTGTATTTGTGGGGGACATCGATGAAAAGCAACTGTTAAAGCTGGCCCAAAAATATATCGGTAACATAAAACCGGAAAACAGGACCGAACGGTATGTGGATCATGATTATAAACCCGCAAAAGGAAAGACTGTAGTAAAAGTGGTTGAAGCCATGGAAACCCCGCAGGCCACGGTGAGCATTGTTTTTAAGGGAGATATGGCCTACAATTTTAAAAACAGGCTAAAGGTTAATATGGCAGGGCAGTTGTTGCAGAAGCGTTGCCACGATGTGATCCGGGAGGAAGAAGGCGGAAGTTATGGCGTAGGGGCCCGGGCGTCGTTAAACGATATCCCGAAGGCGGAATACTCCATGTCAGTAGGTTTCGATTGTAACCCCGGTATGGTGGATAAGCTGGTACAGGTGGTCTATGACCAGGCAGGCCAACTTTCGGAAACCGTGGATGTCGATGATTTCAGGGAGGTCAGGGAATCGATGATCAAAGCCCGTAAGGAAGCGGTGGATAATAATGAGTACTGGATGAATGTTTTAACCTCCAATGTTTTTTACGGGAGGCAGATCCATACCCTTGAGGAGTATATTGAGGCTGTAAACGGTATAAGCCCGGATGATATCAAGGAGACCGCCCGTACCCTGTTGGACAATGCCGATATCGTTGAAGGGGTGCTGGTACCCGGGACCTGA
- a CDS encoding RNA polymerase sigma factor yields the protein MKYSLENNTELINALQSGNEEAFKFIFEVLYDDLVRYVFSLCNDRAKAEDIVQGTFVKIWEQHQSLAINSSVKSYLFRSCHNRFINSLRRDKNTVSLSDHIYLESFLEDETQQKEAPGNYETLRKAIDSLPPRCKEVFTLHKFEGMKYRDIAYKLNISVKTVENQISRAYQKLRGISPDH from the coding sequence ATGAAGTATTCCCTTGAAAACAACACCGAATTAATAAACGCTCTTCAATCGGGAAATGAAGAGGCCTTTAAGTTTATTTTTGAAGTGCTGTACGACGACCTGGTACGTTATGTCTTCAGTCTGTGTAACGACAGGGCCAAAGCTGAAGATATCGTCCAGGGTACTTTTGTGAAAATATGGGAACAACACCAGTCACTTGCCATAAACTCGTCCGTGAAAAGCTATCTCTTTCGCTCCTGCCATAACAGGTTTATCAATAGTCTTCGGAGAGATAAGAACACTGTTTCGCTTTCCGATCATATCTACCTGGAAAGTTTCCTGGAAGATGAGACACAGCAAAAAGAGGCCCCTGGAAATTATGAAACCCTTCGAAAAGCTATTGACAGCCTGCCTCCGAGGTGTAAAGAGGTCTTTACCCTGCATAAATTCGAGGGCATGAAGTACAGGGATATAGCCTACAAATTAAATATCTCCGTAAAGACCGTGGAAAACCAGATATCCAGGGCATATCAGAAACTAAGAGGCATATCGCCAGACCATTAA
- a CDS encoding FecR family protein, whose amino-acid sequence MEKDRFQYLLQKYFSGDISEKEHYELDELLKDESYAREFKSYARLNKRISELSYKPTPPEEKKAILDKMAGHSGTKRKVYTLPVFFKYAAAVVVLLGLGFIMMNQWSNTPDQLIVEDNPVILQLSDTLIKSLQETDYAMISTMKDVEVEQTGDTIKYRATGEEGALAYNEINVPKGKTAVLILSDESRVTLNAGTWLKFPRNTGVARTREVYIKGEAYFDVARDTSRPFVVHADDVNVRVLGTHFNVSNYDSGTTVNTVLVEGKVALYGTADRYNGESLVIHPGTMAVFDKTGESIATRTVDTSSYTSWIQGELIFEGAYFSSIVNSLERKFNVEIENRNSGLEKEKFTAKFKEESIEQILRSFQQSYPFEYTIKKNKIIIN is encoded by the coding sequence ATGGAAAAAGATCGATTTCAATATTTATTGCAAAAGTATTTCTCCGGGGATATATCGGAGAAAGAACACTATGAACTGGACGAGCTGTTAAAGGACGAGTCCTATGCCAGGGAGTTTAAATCCTATGCCCGGTTAAATAAACGTATTTCGGAATTGTCCTATAAACCAACTCCTCCGGAGGAAAAGAAAGCGATCCTTGATAAAATGGCGGGACATTCCGGGACGAAAAGAAAAGTATATACGCTTCCTGTATTTTTTAAATATGCGGCAGCCGTTGTTGTCTTACTGGGACTTGGTTTTATAATGATGAACCAATGGTCAAATACTCCGGACCAGTTGATTGTAGAAGACAATCCGGTGATACTTCAGCTGTCGGATACCTTGATAAAATCTTTACAGGAAACAGACTATGCCATGATAAGCACTATGAAGGATGTTGAAGTGGAACAAACCGGGGACACGATAAAATATAGGGCTACCGGAGAGGAAGGTGCCCTGGCCTACAATGAAATAAACGTCCCGAAAGGAAAAACGGCGGTTTTGATTTTAAGCGACGAAAGCCGCGTCACCCTCAATGCAGGAACATGGTTGAAATTCCCCCGGAATACCGGGGTTGCGAGGACCAGGGAGGTTTATATTAAAGGAGAAGCCTATTTTGATGTGGCGAGAGATACCTCCAGGCCATTTGTGGTGCATGCCGATGATGTCAATGTCCGGGTGTTGGGTACACATTTTAATGTCAGTAATTATGATTCCGGTACCACCGTCAATACGGTTCTGGTGGAAGGGAAAGTGGCACTGTATGGAACTGCCGACCGCTATAACGGGGAGTCCCTGGTCATTCACCCCGGAACAATGGCTGTTTTTGACAAAACGGGAGAATCCATAGCTACCCGTACGGTGGATACTTCGTCATATACGTCGTGGATACAGGGGGAGCTGATCTTTGAAGGAGCGTATTTTTCATCGATTGTAAACAGCCTGGAACGAAAGTTTAATGTGGAAATAGAAAACCGGAACAGCGGACTGGAAAAAGAGAAGTTCACCGCAAAATTCAAAGAGGAATCCATTGAGCAGATCCTGAGGTCATTCCAGCAAAGTTATCCTTTTGAATACACGATCAAAAAGAATAAAATAATCATTAATTGA
- a CDS encoding TlpA disulfide reductase family protein, whose protein sequence is MKQLFIMAISIALCWGCAQKASEKNNKARVSANIEGLEDMEIFISYRQKGDRKTDTIQVRDGQFTWEAEMPEPQKVSIMFPNRYSGFFAEKGNIQISGKADALHKLDVTGSELQAEADKYYETLKDLTDRESVIFGQYRDAGDEEKRNLEKRLGDIRSEKRKRGKVYIEKHPESIFSLNLVSDRATMGAYEEIKPLYDLLDNSVLGSDMGKRLTERLEVLKRSAIGETILDFTQNDVEGNPVSYADFRGQYVFIDFWASWCGPCRAENPNVLKAYNEYKDKNFTVLGVSLDDDEARWKKAIEEDSLPWVQVSDLKGFDNVISGYYGIRGIPSTLLVDPEGKIIAKDLRGDELHQKLAEVLP, encoded by the coding sequence ATGAAACAATTATTTATAATGGCAATATCCATAGCATTGTGCTGGGGATGTGCACAGAAAGCTTCGGAAAAGAATAATAAGGCCCGGGTGTCAGCCAATATCGAAGGACTGGAGGATATGGAAATTTTTATTTCGTACAGGCAGAAAGGAGATCGTAAAACCGATACCATACAGGTAAGGGACGGTCAGTTTACCTGGGAGGCGGAAATGCCGGAACCTCAGAAAGTATCTATCATGTTTCCCAACCGTTATTCCGGGTTCTTCGCAGAAAAAGGAAATATTCAGATAAGCGGAAAGGCCGATGCCCTGCATAAACTGGATGTTACGGGTTCTGAATTACAGGCAGAAGCGGATAAATATTACGAAACATTAAAAGACCTGACCGACCGGGAATCGGTGATATTCGGGCAATACAGGGATGCCGGTGACGAGGAAAAACGTAACTTGGAAAAAAGGCTTGGCGATATTCGTAGTGAAAAAAGGAAAAGAGGAAAGGTCTACATTGAAAAGCATCCCGAAAGTATTTTTAGCCTGAACCTGGTATCGGATAGAGCAACGATGGGCGCTTATGAAGAAATAAAACCACTTTATGACCTGTTGGATAATTCAGTTCTTGGTTCAGATATGGGTAAGCGTCTTACCGAACGATTGGAGGTGCTGAAACGAAGTGCTATAGGTGAAACCATACTGGATTTTACACAAAATGATGTTGAAGGCAATCCCGTGAGTTATGCCGACTTTAGAGGTCAATATGTATTTATCGATTTTTGGGCCAGCTGGTGTGGACCGTGCCGGGCAGAAAACCCGAATGTACTAAAGGCTTACAACGAATATAAGGACAAGAACTTTACGGTCCTCGGAGTGTCCCTGGATGATGATGAAGCAAGGTGGAAAAAAGCTATAGAAGAAGACAGTCTTCCCTGGGTTCAGGTGTCCGACCTGAAAGGTTTTGATAACGTGATCTCCGGTTATTACGGTATTCGTGGAATTCCCAGTACACTACTGGTCGATCCGGAAGGAAAGATCATTGCCAAAGACCTGCGGGGTGACGAACTTCACCAAAAGCTGGCTGAAGTACTCCCTTAA